In the Sphingobacterium sp. PCS056 genome, CCATGTTATAATGTCCTTCCATATAACCCATTTCACTTTTTAAATTGCAACCAGATGTATACTGATGCATTTGTCCAGGTTCGATAATGGGTTGCTCACCAACAATACCATCTCCGTACACTTCATTGTGATCTCCGATTGAATCGAAAATATTCCAATAGCGACTTATGAGCTGGATACTGTAATCACTTAAGTTTTCTATACTTATTTGATAAGCAAACATAAAATGATCTCTTTCTGGATTTGAATATTCTGGTTGAAAAATGCATTCTACCGAAATCTTTATTCCTTCTGTAATTTGAGTCGTCATATGAGTAATTTCTGCTTTGCAACTAAGTTACTAATAATGAGATTAAATACTCAAGAAATAAGAAGGTTTTACATTAAATTGAAAAACCATATGTGATATGGTCGACATTTTAGTAGGTTTGTAAATATGGAAAAAGGTACGTTATTTTTAATTCCAGTTCCACTTAGTGAACAAGCTTCGGCCAAATCATACACTTCTTATTTAGTGGAAACGATCAATAGCTTGGATGAATATATTGTGGAGAATGAAAAAACTGCACGTAAGTTTTTAAAACAGGCAGGCTTGAAAATCCCTCAGCAGGATTTGATTATATATGACTATGGTAAGCATGCTAGAGAAAAAGGAAATATTAAGGATTTCTTCAAAGGTTTATTAGCAGGTAAAAATGTTGGATTGATGTCTGAGGCCGGTTGTCCCGGCGTTGCTGACCCTGGTGCTGATATCGTAGCAGAAGCCCACCGGATCGGTGTCAAGGTTGTACCTTTGGTAGGACCAAGTTCTATTTTGCTGGCTTTAATGTCTTCTGGGTTTAGTGGACAAAAATTTGCTTTTCAAGGTTACTTACCGATCGATAAGGCTGATCGTACCAAAAGAATAAAAGAATTGGAGATCCAGGCATCAAAAGAAAATCAGACCCAAATTTTTATTGAAACTCCATTTCGAAATAATCAGCTATTGGCTGAACTTTTGAAAACATGTAAGGGACAGACAAAACTGTGCATCGCATGCGATCTAACAGATGAACATGAATTTATTAAAACAATGACGGTAGAACAGTGGAAAAAGAGGACGGATGATTTCCATAAAAGACCTGCTATATTTTTAATGTATTCATGAGGTTCTCCCCTACCCTATTGAGATTTAAATCACCTTATTCATAATAAAGTTGCTTAAAAAGGCTTTTAAGGATATTTCATAAGGTAAGTAAGTACTTATTTACCTCTTATTTTTTAGCATCAGTATGCTGCATCCGTGGTGGCTTTGTCTGCTGCTGATAAAATTGATGATGTGTAGTTGACTAAATTGAGATTGGTTATTTAGTATATATTATTGATTATAAGTGTTATAGTTGTTTATATATTAATATGAGTTTTAGTATTGACTACAAAAGGTACTATATATCAGCCAAGTCATCATACGATCGGTTATGTGCTATGCCCCACCCTGTTTGAATGATGTTGGATGATTTTACCTTACTAACAAATTATCAGAAATGATGATCTGTAATTTTTAAGAATTGCTAAAAAAATAAAATTAAAGTGATAGAACTGGCGGGTGATCATTAATCCACAGATAAAGAAACTAAAAGATTTGGTATATTTACTGCATCACGAGAACTAGCATAGATGAATCAAGAAGAATTACAAGAACAGCTCTTGAAAGAATTTTCAAAACCTGAAGTTATGTATACTGCAATTGCGGTTTTGGTCGTTCATATTGTTATTTGGTTATTTTTTGCCAATACGATGCGAAAAACATTAAAACTGATAGCAACCGAGAACCAGTGTATAAAACCTAACCAAGTATTTGGTGTGGCCATTCCTTTGTTTAATATCTATTGGAATTTTGAAGTTGCGAGACGTTTACGAGATTCTTTAATCAATGAATTTTTCGATCGTAAGATTGCCATTGACGAAGCGCCCACTTATAAAAAAGGATCGCTCTACGGATGGGTTTATTTAGTGAAAAATTTACCTTTACCGGCCTTTATTTCAGTTATTGCAGTAGTTTTTCAATTTGTTACTTTGATCAATTATTGGGTGGAAATCAACAATTATAAACGTATATTAGAGCAACATAATACTTTTAGATCACAAGAAGAATTAGAGAAAGAGCATGAAGATTAAGGAGGTTACGGCTTATCTGGAACAGATAGCTCCATTAGATTTGCAGGAGTCCTATGACAACTCAGGGTTGATCGTGGGAGATCCGGATCAAGATATTTCAAAAATATTAATTTCTTTGGATTGCACTGAAGCTGTTGTTGCTGATGCAATTGCAAAAGGATGTAATTTAATTATTTCTCATCACCCTATTGTCTTTAAGGGCCTGAAAAGATTTAATGGAAATAATTATGTGGAGCGCACCGTTATTAAAGCAATTCAACACGATATTGCGCTGTATGCGATTCATACCAATTTGGATAATGTCACAGGAGGAGTTAACACGAAGATTGCTTCTTTGCTATCGCTTCAAAATCAAGCTATTTTGGAGCCAAAATCCGATCTTTTGTATAAATTGGTGGTGTATGTTCCGAGAAGCCATGTTGAATTGGTGAGAGAGGCGCTTTTTGAAGCAGGTGCAGGTCAGGTCGGGGCTAAATATGATCAATGCAGTTTCAATACGGCTGGTTACGGTACATTTAGACCTCAAGAAGATGCACAGCCTGCAATTGGTGAAATAGGTCTTCAGGAGCGTGTTGAGGAGACGCGTATTGAGGTTGTCTATACCAAGGCTATCGAAAGAAAAGTATTATTGGCCATGTACGAAGCTCATCCTTATGAAGAGGTCGCCTATGATACGATAAAATTGGAAAATAAAAATCAAGAAGTCGGAGCTGGTGTTATTGGAAATTTAGAAAATCCGTTATCAGAGCTGGACTTTTTGGCTTACTTAAAAAATAAATTAAATCTTAATGTTATTAGACATACCGCTTTACAGGGTAAGGCTGTATCGCGGGTTGCTGTTTGCGGGGGTGCTGGTGGTTTTTTGCTACCTGCTGCTAAACGATCAGGAGCTGATTTTTTTGTAACTGCAGACTATAAATATCATGAGTTTTTTGATGCAGAAAATAAAATTGTGATTGCCGATATTGGTCATTATGAAAGCGAACAATTTACGCAAGAATTATTGTTCGATATAATTACAGAAAAATTTCCTAACTTTGCAGTCCTAATAACAGAAGTAGATACAAATCCTATAAAACACTATTGTTGATGGAACAAACCGTAGAACAAAAATTGAAAGCATTATGGTTATTACAGGCCATACATACTAAAGTAGATAAAATTCGCCAAATAAGAGGTGAATTACCTATCGAGGTTGCAGATCTTGAAGATGAAATTGCGGGCTTAGAAACACGTATCGAAAAGATCAGAACAGACTTAGATGAGTTAGAAGATTCGATCGTTAAGCGTAAAAACATGATTAAAGACGCTCAATTGGCTATCAAAAAATATGAAAGCCAACTGAACGAAGTAAAGAATAATCGTGAATATGATGCTATTTCGAAAGAAATTGAAATTCAAGGATTAGAAATCCAAGTTTGTGAGAAAAGAATCAAAGAATTCGAATTCGAGATTCGTAATAAAACAGAAAACTACGATACTACAGTATCTAATTTAGATTATAGTAAAAGTGAGTTAGAAGGTAAAAAGAAAGAATTGGAAACAATTACTTCTGAAACTCAAAAAGACGAAGATGATTTGTTAGCTAAAGCTGAAAAAGCAGAAGAAAACATTGATGAGCGTTTAAATAAAGTATATTACCGTTTACGTAATTCATTTAAAAATGGTCTAGCAGTTGTTTCTATCGACCGTGATAGCTGTTCGGGCTGTCATAATAAGATTCCTGCTCAATTGCAATCAGAAATTCGTCAACGCAAAAAAATCATTATCTGTGAACACTGTGGACGTGTTTTAGTAGATGAAGGTGTTGTTTTGGAAATAGAACAAGATTACGGGTTTTAATAGCCCATACATATCGATATTGAAGCCCCTTTTGAAAAATTGGGGCTTTTCTTATTGCAACTTATTTGATATAAATAGTTTGTGTGTATAAAATGATAAATTATTGATTATTTTTGTAACACAATAAAAACCCTATTTTATTATTCAATATATGTTAAAACCTAAACTTAGATTTTTAGGATTAGTAATAGCTTTATCGGGTGCTTTTGCAGTAGAAGCCCAAGAAACTTTATTATTAAGAAGTCCTAGTGTGAGTGCCGATCATGTTGCATTTGTATATGGCGGCGATATTTGGATTTCGGATAAATCTGGAGCCAATCCAAGAAGACTAACCACAAACCCAGGAGTTGAACAAAATCCGATTTTCTCACCGGATGGCAAACAGATCGCTTTTACTGGAAATTATGATGGTAATACCGACGTCTATGTTCTCCCTATTCAGGGTGGTGAACCTAAACGAATTACTTTTCATCCTTCGTCCGATGTATTGAGAGGTTGGTTAAATAACAACGAAGTGTATTATACCACTACACGTGAGTATAACTATGCGCTAAGTCCACGTTTATATTCGTCATCGACTACAGGATTGACATTGGACAAAGCGCTGCCCATGCCCGAAGCCTATCAAGGTAGTCCATCAAAAGATGGCCGCTATTGGGCTTATATCAAAAACACTGATCCTACTGAGCGTGATCGTGTCGCTTTTAAGCGTTATAGAGGCGGTGGTATGCCTTCAATTTGGATATTTGATACCAAGACTAATCAAATCGAAACCATCCCTGGAGAACGCTGTAATGACGTGAAACCTGTTTGGTTAGGAGACCAAGTTTATTTCCTATCTGACCGAGATAAAATTGTCAATATCTTTTCTTACGATGTAAAATCTAAGAAAGTGAATAAATTGACCAACTTTACCGATTATGATGTCAGAACTTTAGCTGGAAATGGTTCCGAATTGACTTTCGAACAGGCAGGAAAAATCCATATTTTTAATATCAAGGCGCAATCGTCAACTGCTTTACAGATTCATGTAAGTAGTGATGCTCTTTATAAAAGACCGCATTATGATAATATGCGCGATGATGTCCGCAATTTCACGATTTCTCCGACAGGTCAGCGTGCGCTTATTGAAGCGCGTGGCGAGATTTTTTCCGTACCCAAAGAAAAAGGTGAGGCGCGCAATATTTCAAATTCTCCAGGCGTGCATGACCGTTTCCCAAGCTGGTCTCCCAATGGTAAGTGGATTTCTTATATTTCAAGCGAGAAAGGAAAATATGTACTCCAATTACGGGATCAATTAGGAAAAGATGAACCATTGATCTATAACTTGGGTGAAACAAATTTTTATTTTGAACCTACTTGGTCACCAGATTCTAAAAAACTTTTTTATAATGATTCACATCTGAATCTATTCTACATCGATATCGATACGAAGAAAATAGTGCTGGTGGACGCTGATAAAGAAAGTGCACAGACAGGTCGTGTTTTCAATCATTTTCAACCAAGCTGGTCTCCAGACTCAAAATGGATTTCTTATATAAAAACACTTCCAAATGCTGTTCCGGCGATGTTTTTGTATAATATAGATACCAAAAAGAGTACACAGATTACGGATGGAATGAGTGCCATTAGATCGACTTCGTTCAGCAGAGACGGCAAGTATCTATTCTTTACAGCTAGTACCAATGTTGGATTGACCAATTCGGGCCTGCATATGTCAGCAACAGAACGTCGTGCTAACTATGAAGCATATGCCTTTATTCTATCGAGTAAAACACCTTCTATTTTCAAAAATGAAAGTGATGAAGAGACGATAAAAGATGATCAAACTGAAGGCGACAAGCCTAAGGAAGTGGAAAAGTCTGATAAGAAGAAGAAAGACGTCAATAAAGATACTAAGAAAGAAGATACTAGTAAAGAACCTGCTAAACCGGTCGTACAGCCGACAGTAATAGATTTTGATCGTATCAATAACCGTATTGTTGCTCTCCCACTTGGAGATGGTATATACGGTATCAACGGATCTGTTGCCAATCAATTGACTTATGTGAAGAACGGGACACTCTATGCCTATGATTTTACAGAGTTGAAAGAGAAAGATCTTGTTGCTGGTATCCGTGCGTATGCGATCAGTGCCGATGGCAAGAAAATGATTATTCAGACAAGTGCAGGTATCAGTATTGTAACTGCTGGTCAGAAAGTCGCTACTCCAACAACGGGTGTATTAAAACTAGATAATATCAAGCAGTTAGTAGATCCAGTTGCCGAGTGGAAACAGATCTTTGATGAGGTATGGGCGATGCAGAAAGACTATTTCTACGTTGAAAATATGCATGGAGCAGATTGGAATGCGATTAAAACAAAGTACGAAAAGTTCTTACCGTATGTAAGCCATCGCTCTGATCTGGGATATTTACTGAACGAGATGATGGGTGAAATGGTGGTTGGACATAATTATATTTATCCAGGTGATCAACCTTCTGGTCCTTCGGTAAGTGTAGGGGTACTGGGTGCTGATTATAAGATTGAAAATGGATTTTATAAAATTGATAAGATCTTTACACGCTTAGATTGGAACCCATCGTTTAAAGCGCCTTTGTCAGAACCAGGGTTAAACATTACACCTGGCATGTATTTAGTAGCTGTCAATGGTATAGCTGTGACTGCAGATATGGACTTGTATAGTTTATTTGACAATACTGTTGGAAAGCAGCTGAGCATTAAAGTCAATTCAAAGCCTAGTTTGGTTGGTGCTAAAGAATATGTCGTTAAGCCAATATCATTCTCTGATGAGATGAGCTTGAGAAGTGCTGAGTGGATGGAGCGCAATAGAAAACGTGTTGAAGACTTGAGTAAAGGACAGATTGCTTACATCTATATGCCTAATACCGGTGGTGAAGGATATACTGCTTTTAACCGTTACTATTTCTCTCAAATGGACAAAAAGGCGGTTCTGATTGATGAGCGCAATAATGGTGGTGGTTGGGTTGCCGATTACGTGATCGATTTATTATCCCGTGATTTAATAGCCGGATGGGGAATACGGGACGGAAAGGGATTCAATACTCCAGGTAATGGTATCTATGGGCCGAAAGCCATGATCATCAATGAAAATGCAGGCTCTGGTGGTGATATGATGCCGTATATGTTCCGTCATAAAGGTTTAGGAAAATTAGTAGGTCGTACTACTATGGGAATCTTAGTGGGTATCAGTGGTTATCCTCCTTTATTGGATGGCGGCAGAATTACTTCTCCAAACTTTGGTGTATATGATCTAAAAGGGAATTATATTATTGAAAACGAGGGTGTTGCTCCTGATATTTTTGTTGAGCAAACACCAAAGGACCTCATAGAAGGTCGTGATCCTCAGTTGGAAAAAACTGTTCAAATCTTGTTGGAAGAAATGAAAACTTATCCATACAAGAATTTGAAAAAACCAGCAGATCCGATTCGTGTCAATTAATCTTTGATAACAGTAGATATAGAAGCCAGTTTCATCATTCATGAAACTGGCTTCTTTTTTATATACGGTGATCGTAAAGAAATGCTTTTAAAACCAATCGCTTTTGGAAGAATTTGAGGTAATAAAATTTAAATATGATATCTTTATGAAATAAATTATTTGCGATACATGGAAGAATTAGGGATAAAAATAAAGCCAGGTAAGTCATTATTTAGGCTATTGTTATACATGATAGTTTTGGGTACAAGTATTCAGTTGGTATTAATGGGCTTGGTACTTTTGGTTATGAAGATCATGAATCCCGATAGCCCACTCAGTTTTTCGTTTTTTCAAGAAAATACAGCTGCACTTAAGGGGATACTGCTGATGAGTAGTATTTTTACATTTATTGTACCGGCATGGACGTTATATCGCTCAGAATCAAGAGTAAATCGTTATTTTGAGCGGACGGGAAATATTTCGTTAGTACAGTATCTGCTCGTCTTTGCATCTATGTTATGCTTTATTCCGATGATGTCTTTAATTGCGCATTGGAATGAATCTATGCAACTGCCAGATAGCCTACAGGGCATACAGCAGTGGATGAGGTCTAGTGAGGACAGTGCCGCTGTCATGACTAAGCAGATCGTAGAAGAATCTACCTGGTTGGGGTTATTCATCAATCTGATCATCTTGGCTGTCGTACCTGCGATAGGTGAAGAAATGGTATTTAGAGGTTGTCTTCAACATATATTTGGGCGGTGGATAACGAATAAACATGTGGTCATATGGTTGGTGGCTATTCTATTTAGTGCATTTCATCTGCAGTTCTTCGGATTCTTTCCAAGATTGCTACTTGGTGCTTTTTTTGGGTATCTTTATATCTGGAGTAAAAACATATATTTACCGATTTTCGGACATTTTATTAATAACGCAAGTGCCACGATAACAGCGTTCTATTATACAAGAAAGGGAATCTCTTTTGAACAAATGAATGCTTTTGAGCAAGAACCATTTTGGGTTTATCTTGCAAGCTTAATATTTACTGTTATTTTTGTGGTATTATATTATCGTTCAACTAAAAAAATACCACATGGAGCAAGATTGGAAGAAGATTAAAGTCTATACAAATGCAATAGAAGCTGAAATCGTCAAACAAATGTTAGAAGAAAGCGGTATCCCAGCTATCGTATTGAATAAGCAAGATTCCTCTTATCTGGTATTTGGTAAGATTGAACTGTACGTCAACCAACAAGACGAAGAGCAAGCCATCATGCTGATTGATTCCACGATAGAAAAAGAAGATTAAGATGAAAACTAGAGCTATTACAGGTTTTTTCTTTATCGTGGTTATGGTTGGTGCGATGCTTTTAGGTGCTGAAGTTTTTCTGGGCTTCTTTACCTTATTGAGTGCTTGGTGTTTGTTTGAGTTCTATGGCATCGTGAGTTCCGAAGACCGGAAACCGAACAAGTTTCTAGGTATATTGACGTCATCAACACTGTTTATAACGACTGCATGCTATAGTTTAGGGTGGCTAGAAGCAAAATTTATATTGTTGTTCATTCCATCACTTTTAGCGATATATATTCATGCACTTTACCAAAAAAGGGACTTTCCTTTTAATGATATTGGCTTTACGATTTTAGGAATTCTGTATGTTGGATTTCCCTTCTATTGTTTTACAAGATTAGGTTATATTTCTGGTGATTTTAACCACTTTTTGCCTTTGGGGTTTATGATTCTACTCTGGACCAGTGATACCGGAGCTTATTTGGCAGGTAGGTCTTTGGGAAAGCATAAACTATTTGAACGCATTTCGCCTAAGAAAACGTGGGAAGGATTTTTTGGTGGCATTCTATTAGCCGTGTTAGTCTCCCTGTGTTTAGGGCATTTTTTTGAAACAATACCGCAATGGCAATGGATAGTTACTGCGATTATCATTGGCGTATTTGGCACATTGGGTGATTTGGTTGAGTCCATGCTTAAGAGAAGCTTAAATGTGAAGGATTCAGGAAATATCTTACCTGGTCACGGTGGTTTTTTAGATCGATTTGATGGATTATTAATAGCTGGACCTTTGGTTTATTTATTTTTGTATTTGGTCAATTAGGATTATATATTTATGGCACATATCAATCAAAATACTTTTACGTTTTTAAAAGATTTACAAAATAACAATACACGAGAGTGGTTTGCGGAAGAAAAGGACCGCTATGAGGCAGCTTTAGCTGATGTCCGTTTATTTGTGGCAGATTTGATTATCGAATTATCCAAATTTGATCCTCATATCACAACCGATATTCAGGCCAATAAATGTTTGTTTCGTATCTACCGTGATACCCGTTTTTCAAAAGATAAAACCCCATATAAGAATTGGTTTGGAGCAGGGATTTCCAAAGATGGCCGTAAATTAGATGGTCCAGAGTATTATATTCATATATCACCGGAAAATTCATTTATCGCTTGTGGTTATTGGCGTCCAGAAAAGAAACATCTAGATGCTATTCGTCAAGAAATAGATTATAATGGAGACAAATTTAACCGTATTGTTGCCGAATTAAAAGAGTTAGGCGGTCTGGAATTAGAAACTGAAGATAAACTCAAACGCCCTCCTGCGGGATATGATGCCGATCATACTGCGATTGAGTTTTTAAAATTAAAAAGCTTCGTTAGTCATAAGAGCTTAACCAATAGTGATTTGACGGATAAAAAAGCCTTAGAAAATATCATCGATTCGTACAAAATCATGCTTCCGTTGAAGCAGTATCTGCATGAGGCGATCGACAATGATTAGTCTTATTGTGGAAGACTAATTTTACCCATACAGACAGCAGGTGAGTCTTTTATTTGACTCACATTGTCTGCGTTGCCGACTAATGTTTCATTGGCTAAAAGGGCAAATAAGACGGCTTCTTTAGCATCAGGATCAATGCCGAGATCAGCAAATGAGCTTACCAGATGCTGCGGTAATCCAGCTTTTATTTTATCAATTAATAAAGGATTGTGCAAACCTCCGCCACTGACATAGATATGTACTTGATTGAGGTGCTGCGATTGTTTGTGGATAGCAGTGACAATACATGTTGCCGTAAATTGATTTAATGTCGCCATGATATCCTCAGGACTGATGTCTAGACAATCGGATTTCATTTGACAGCTTTTCAAATAATCTAAATTAAATAATTCGGGACCAGTGGTTTTAGGGAATTCATCTTGCAAAAACGGTTCTTTAAGAAGTTCATGAAGTAAAGGTTCAATGACTTTGCCTTTTTTTGCAATCGCTGCATCTTTATCCATTTCGATATGAAACGATTCTTTTGCAAATTGATTCATCATAGTATTTCCTGGTCCAATGTCCGTTGCAAAGGCTTTTTGATCACTACCTTGATTTGGAATAAACGTATAATTTGCGATTCCTCCAATATTTAATAAAAAACGATTTTCTACAGGGTGCGAAAAAAGTAAGTAGTCACCGTAGGCTGCTAAAGGAGCTCCTTCCCCACCGGCAGCAATATGTTTTTGTCTAAAATCAGAAATGGTAATTATGCCTGTTTTGACCGCAATATGATCCCCATCTCCGATCTGAAGTGTGCTATTGGGCATGGATGTATCTTTTGTGAGGCTTTGTGGGGCATGGTAGACCGTCTGTCCATGGCTCGCAATACAGTCAATATCTTCTTTGGATATTCCCCACTTTTGGAGAGCCTGATTGATCAGTGCTGCATGGACATGTCCAATATAGGCATTCAGACCACTTAACAGCTGCTGATCAATAGATCTTTTAGCAAATATACCTCTGATATATGTTCTAAACTCATCGTCGTAATCCATCGTTATAAAATTTTCTAAGCTTACGACGGTAGATTTACCATTATTACTAATTTTACAGAGTGCAATATCGAGCCCATCTAAGGAAGTTCCTGACATAAGACCGATAATGAAACGGCTATCTTTTTTTGCAATTCTGTAAAGTTTTTCAATCATTGAGTTCATAGGTTAAAAGTAGGAACAAAATAGCAGAGAACACACAAGATTTTTGTGATATCAATATATTTTGTAACTTCATGGCGTAATTAAATAGAAGATTAAAAAAAAATAAAATGAATTTTCCAGCTGAATTAAAATACACTAAAGATCACGAATGGATTCGTGTTGAAGGTGATGAGGCCGTTATTGGTATTACTGATTTTGCGCAACGTGAGTTAGGCGATATCGTATTTGTAGA is a window encoding:
- a CDS encoding zinc ribbon domain-containing protein; translated protein: MEQTVEQKLKALWLLQAIHTKVDKIRQIRGELPIEVADLEDEIAGLETRIEKIRTDLDELEDSIVKRKNMIKDAQLAIKKYESQLNEVKNNREYDAISKEIEIQGLEIQVCEKRIKEFEFEIRNKTENYDTTVSNLDYSKSELEGKKKELETITSETQKDEDDLLAKAEKAEENIDERLNKVYYRLRNSFKNGLAVVSIDRDSCSGCHNKIPAQLQSEIRQRKKIIICEHCGRVLVDEGVVLEIEQDYGF
- a CDS encoding SAM-dependent methyltransferase; translation: MEKGTLFLIPVPLSEQASAKSYTSYLVETINSLDEYIVENEKTARKFLKQAGLKIPQQDLIIYDYGKHAREKGNIKDFFKGLLAGKNVGLMSEAGCPGVADPGADIVAEAHRIGVKVVPLVGPSSILLALMSSGFSGQKFAFQGYLPIDKADRTKRIKELEIQASKENQTQIFIETPFRNNQLLAELLKTCKGQTKLCIACDLTDEHEFIKTMTVEQWKKRTDDFHKRPAIFLMYS
- a CDS encoding anhydro-N-acetylmuramic acid kinase — its product is MIEKLYRIAKKDSRFIIGLMSGTSLDGLDIALCKISNNGKSTVVSLENFITMDYDDEFRTYIRGIFAKRSIDQQLLSGLNAYIGHVHAALINQALQKWGISKEDIDCIASHGQTVYHAPQSLTKDTSMPNSTLQIGDGDHIAVKTGIITISDFRQKHIAAGGEGAPLAAYGDYLLFSHPVENRFLLNIGGIANYTFIPNQGSDQKAFATDIGPGNTMMNQFAKESFHIEMDKDAAIAKKGKVIEPLLHELLKEPFLQDEFPKTTGPELFNLDYLKSCQMKSDCLDISPEDIMATLNQFTATCIVTAIHKQSQHLNQVHIYVSGGGLHNPLLIDKIKAGLPQHLVSSFADLGIDPDAKEAVLFALLANETLVGNADNVSQIKDSPAVCMGKISLPQ
- a CDS encoding Nif3-like dinuclear metal center hexameric protein, producing MKIKEVTAYLEQIAPLDLQESYDNSGLIVGDPDQDISKILISLDCTEAVVADAIAKGCNLIISHHPIVFKGLKRFNGNNYVERTVIKAIQHDIALYAIHTNLDNVTGGVNTKIASLLSLQNQAILEPKSDLLYKLVVYVPRSHVELVREALFEAGAGQVGAKYDQCSFNTAGYGTFRPQEDAQPAIGEIGLQERVEETRIEVVYTKAIERKVLLAMYEAHPYEEVAYDTIKLENKNQEVGAGVIGNLENPLSELDFLAYLKNKLNLNVIRHTALQGKAVSRVAVCGGAGGFLLPAAKRSGADFFVTADYKYHEFFDAENKIVIADIGHYESEQFTQELLFDIITEKFPNFAVLITEVDTNPIKHYC
- a CDS encoding phosphatidate cytidylyltransferase; protein product: MKTRAITGFFFIVVMVGAMLLGAEVFLGFFTLLSAWCLFEFYGIVSSEDRKPNKFLGILTSSTLFITTACYSLGWLEAKFILLFIPSLLAIYIHALYQKRDFPFNDIGFTILGILYVGFPFYCFTRLGYISGDFNHFLPLGFMILLWTSDTGAYLAGRSLGKHKLFERISPKKTWEGFFGGILLAVLVSLCLGHFFETIPQWQWIVTAIIIGVFGTLGDLVESMLKRSLNVKDSGNILPGHGGFLDRFDGLLIAGPLVYLFLYLVN
- the apaG gene encoding Co2+/Mg2+ efflux protein ApaG; this encodes MTTQITEGIKISVECIFQPEYSNPERDHFMFAYQISIENLSDYSIQLISRYWNIFDSIGDHNEVYGDGIVGEQPIIEPGQMHQYTSGCNLKSEMGYMEGHYNMVKLIDETTFKVDIPRFNLIANYVLN
- a CDS encoding DUF2461 domain-containing protein, producing MAHINQNTFTFLKDLQNNNTREWFAEEKDRYEAALADVRLFVADLIIELSKFDPHITTDIQANKCLFRIYRDTRFSKDKTPYKNWFGAGISKDGRKLDGPEYYIHISPENSFIACGYWRPEKKHLDAIRQEIDYNGDKFNRIVAELKELGGLELETEDKLKRPPAGYDADHTAIEFLKLKSFVSHKSLTNSDLTDKKALENIIDSYKIMLPLKQYLHEAIDND
- a CDS encoding S41 family peptidase yields the protein MLKPKLRFLGLVIALSGAFAVEAQETLLLRSPSVSADHVAFVYGGDIWISDKSGANPRRLTTNPGVEQNPIFSPDGKQIAFTGNYDGNTDVYVLPIQGGEPKRITFHPSSDVLRGWLNNNEVYYTTTREYNYALSPRLYSSSTTGLTLDKALPMPEAYQGSPSKDGRYWAYIKNTDPTERDRVAFKRYRGGGMPSIWIFDTKTNQIETIPGERCNDVKPVWLGDQVYFLSDRDKIVNIFSYDVKSKKVNKLTNFTDYDVRTLAGNGSELTFEQAGKIHIFNIKAQSSTALQIHVSSDALYKRPHYDNMRDDVRNFTISPTGQRALIEARGEIFSVPKEKGEARNISNSPGVHDRFPSWSPNGKWISYISSEKGKYVLQLRDQLGKDEPLIYNLGETNFYFEPTWSPDSKKLFYNDSHLNLFYIDIDTKKIVLVDADKESAQTGRVFNHFQPSWSPDSKWISYIKTLPNAVPAMFLYNIDTKKSTQITDGMSAIRSTSFSRDGKYLFFTASTNVGLTNSGLHMSATERRANYEAYAFILSSKTPSIFKNESDEETIKDDQTEGDKPKEVEKSDKKKKDVNKDTKKEDTSKEPAKPVVQPTVIDFDRINNRIVALPLGDGIYGINGSVANQLTYVKNGTLYAYDFTELKEKDLVAGIRAYAISADGKKMIIQTSAGISIVTAGQKVATPTTGVLKLDNIKQLVDPVAEWKQIFDEVWAMQKDYFYVENMHGADWNAIKTKYEKFLPYVSHRSDLGYLLNEMMGEMVVGHNYIYPGDQPSGPSVSVGVLGADYKIENGFYKIDKIFTRLDWNPSFKAPLSEPGLNITPGMYLVAVNGIAVTADMDLYSLFDNTVGKQLSIKVNSKPSLVGAKEYVVKPISFSDEMSLRSAEWMERNRKRVEDLSKGQIAYIYMPNTGGEGYTAFNRYYFSQMDKKAVLIDERNNGGGWVADYVIDLLSRDLIAGWGIRDGKGFNTPGNGIYGPKAMIINENAGSGGDMMPYMFRHKGLGKLVGRTTMGILVGISGYPPLLDGGRITSPNFGVYDLKGNYIIENEGVAPDIFVEQTPKDLIEGRDPQLEKTVQILLEEMKTYPYKNLKKPADPIRVN
- a CDS encoding putative signal transducing protein, which produces MEQDWKKIKVYTNAIEAEIVKQMLEESGIPAIVLNKQDSSYLVFGKIELYVNQQDEEQAIMLIDSTIEKED
- a CDS encoding CPBP family intramembrane glutamic endopeptidase — its product is MGTSIQLVLMGLVLLVMKIMNPDSPLSFSFFQENTAALKGILLMSSIFTFIVPAWTLYRSESRVNRYFERTGNISLVQYLLVFASMLCFIPMMSLIAHWNESMQLPDSLQGIQQWMRSSEDSAAVMTKQIVEESTWLGLFINLIILAVVPAIGEEMVFRGCLQHIFGRWITNKHVVIWLVAILFSAFHLQFFGFFPRLLLGAFFGYLYIWSKNIYLPIFGHFINNASATITAFYYTRKGISFEQMNAFEQEPFWVYLASLIFTVIFVVLYYRSTKKIPHGARLEED